From Brevibacterium ihuae, the proteins below share one genomic window:
- a CDS encoding DUF3039 domain-containing protein, translated as MSETTPQSGGAATIERQAQEQLVEPGDHERFSHYAPKAKIMESMVTGTPLIALCGKVWVPTRDPERFPVCPKCKEIFESMPEGPQE; from the coding sequence ATGTCCGAAACCACTCCGCAGTCCGGCGGCGCCGCCACGATCGAGCGCCAGGCCCAGGAACAGCTCGTCGAGCCCGGCGACCACGAACGCTTCTCGCACTACGCGCCCAAGGCGAAGATCATGGAGTCCATGGTCACCGGCACGCCGCTCATCGCCCTGTGCGGCAAGGTGTGGGTGCCCACCCGGGACCCCGAGCGGTTCCCGGTGTGCCCCAAGTGCAAGGAGATCTTCGAGTCGATGCCCGAAGGACCCCAGGAGTAG
- the gdhA gene encoding NADP-specific glutamate dehydrogenase gives MSLHTSLQPIFDTVLRRNPGESEFHQAAHEVLHSLGAVVDKHPEYLHLAAVERLCEPERQIIFRVPWIDDNGVVQINRAYRVEFNSALGPYKGGLRFHPTVSSGIIKFLGFEQTFKNALTGMPIGGGKGGSDFDPKGKSNLEIMRFCQSLMTELYRHIGEYTDVPAGDIGVGEREIGYMFGQFRRITNRYEAGVLTGKSLTYGGSMVRTEATGYGLVFFVREMLAVRGIDLGGKSVVVSGSGNVAIHAAEKAQALGATVIGMSDSSGYIEDREGIDIPLMKEVKLAEGLRISAYADRRPSARFVENGNVWDIATDIALPCATQNELDEDSARTLVANGVTAVAEGANMPCTPAAVRIFSEAGVLFGPGKAANAGGVATSALEMQQNASRDSWDFAFTERKLDEIMSGIHERCAAAAEQYGTPGDYVAGANIAGFVRVAEAMKAQGVV, from the coding sequence ATGTCACTGCATACTTCTCTCCAGCCGATCTTCGACACGGTCCTGCGACGGAACCCGGGGGAATCCGAGTTCCACCAGGCCGCACACGAAGTGCTCCACTCCCTCGGTGCCGTCGTCGACAAGCACCCCGAGTACCTCCACCTCGCTGCGGTGGAGCGGCTGTGCGAGCCGGAGCGCCAGATCATCTTCCGCGTTCCGTGGATCGACGACAACGGCGTGGTGCAGATCAACCGCGCCTACCGCGTCGAGTTCAACTCCGCGCTCGGACCCTACAAGGGCGGGCTGCGGTTCCATCCGACGGTGAGCTCGGGCATCATCAAGTTCCTCGGGTTCGAGCAGACGTTCAAGAACGCACTCACCGGAATGCCGATCGGTGGCGGCAAGGGCGGCTCCGACTTCGACCCGAAGGGCAAGAGCAACCTCGAGATCATGCGCTTCTGCCAGTCGCTCATGACGGAGCTCTACCGGCACATCGGTGAGTACACCGACGTCCCGGCCGGCGACATCGGCGTGGGCGAGCGCGAGATCGGCTACATGTTCGGGCAGTTCCGTCGGATCACCAATCGCTACGAGGCCGGTGTGCTCACCGGCAAGAGCCTGACCTACGGCGGCTCGATGGTCCGCACCGAGGCGACCGGGTACGGCCTCGTGTTCTTCGTCCGGGAGATGCTCGCGGTGCGCGGGATCGACCTCGGCGGCAAGTCCGTCGTCGTGTCCGGATCCGGCAACGTCGCGATCCACGCGGCGGAGAAGGCGCAGGCGCTCGGTGCGACCGTCATCGGCATGTCGGACTCGTCCGGGTACATCGAGGACCGCGAGGGCATCGACATCCCGCTGATGAAGGAGGTCAAGCTCGCCGAGGGCCTCCGGATCTCCGCCTACGCCGACCGCCGTCCGAGCGCCCGGTTCGTCGAGAACGGGAACGTGTGGGACATCGCCACCGACATCGCCCTGCCGTGCGCCACGCAGAACGAGCTCGACGAGGACTCCGCGCGGACGCTCGTGGCGAACGGCGTCACCGCCGTGGCCGAGGGCGCGAACATGCCGTGCACCCCGGCGGCCGTGCGGATCTTCTCCGAGGCCGGCGTGCTGTTCGGCCCCGGCAAGGCCGCCAACGCCGGTGGCGTGGCGACGAGCGCGCTCGAGATGCAGCAGAACGCCTCGCGCGACAGCTGGGACTTCGCGTTCACCGAGCGCAAGCTCGACGAGATCATGTCGGGCATCCACGAGCGCTGCGCGGCCGCAGCGGAGCAGTACGGCACCCCGGGGGACTACGTCGCCGGGGCGAACATCGCGGGCTTCGTGCGGGTCGCCGAGGCGATGAAGGCTCAGGGCGTCGTCTGA
- a CDS encoding flavin reductase family protein: MSDPHRTPAHPGPRSADLPTPPAHPDPGSSAASSTPDRPGFVDDYRRLASGIARGVAVLTCLRAGRPHAITVDSYLDVSWDPPTMAVSVYTGSRMMESLDLVDACALSVLSADQKGTAQWLGEPGQPLHGLLDSTPTHPSPGGLPVIAGALAYFELRITERLEIATHTLLVGEVRACGTAGARGTGRPLVRFGDSYGTVVGRDAPGQTTP; this comes from the coding sequence ATGTCCGATCCGCACCGCACGCCCGCGCACCCCGGCCCCCGGTCCGCCGACCTGCCGACCCCGCCAGCGCACCCGGACCCCGGTTCATCAGCCGCTTCGAGCACTCCCGACCGGCCCGGCTTCGTCGACGACTACCGCCGGCTGGCGAGCGGGATCGCCCGGGGTGTCGCGGTTCTCACATGCCTCCGCGCCGGACGGCCCCATGCGATCACCGTCGACTCCTACCTCGACGTGTCGTGGGACCCGCCGACGATGGCGGTGAGCGTCTACACCGGGTCCCGGATGATGGAGTCGCTCGACCTCGTCGATGCGTGCGCGCTCAGCGTGCTCTCCGCGGATCAGAAGGGGACCGCCCAGTGGTTGGGCGAACCCGGCCAGCCGCTGCACGGGCTCCTCGACTCCACCCCCACGCATCCCTCTCCCGGTGGGCTCCCGGTGATCGCCGGCGCCCTCGCGTACTTCGAGCTCCGCATCACCGAGCGGCTCGAGATCGCCACCCACACGCTCCTCGTGGGCGAGGTCCGGGCATGCGGAACGGCCGGCGCCCGCGGCACCGGCCGTCCGCTCGTGCGATTCGGCGACTCCTATGGAACCGTCGTGGGGCGAGACGCCCCGGGTCAGACGACGCCCTGA